A window of Cellulomonas sp. SLBN-39 genomic DNA:
AGCCGTCGCCGGGATCGATATCGAGCGGGTCGATGTTGGTGTCCGGGCCCGACGTGTGTCGCGGGACGTCGACGAGCCAGCCGTCCGTCCGGACTCGCTCGTCGATCCCGGTGTCGATGACGGCGACGTGAGGTGCGTCGGGCAGGGGGCCGTGCTCGACGACCGGCAGGTGGTGCGCCAGCGCAGGGCCGCCGAGGTTCTTCATGATCGGTCCGCACGGCATGACCTGGTTCTGCGAGGCGGCGAAGCCGCGCAGGCGCAGCTCGGCGACCGTGTCGTGGAGCTCGTCCGCGCTCACGTCGTCGGCGGCCCGGAGCAGGACGATCTTGTCGTCGATCTCGGGGGCGTCGAGCTCGATACGCTCCAGGCGGCGCGCCTCGAGGTACGACCGCGCGCCCACGTCCGCCCACGTCTGCGTCGAGACGAGCAGCTCCCGTGTCGCGACGAGGACGCTGGTGCCGTCTCCCTGCGTCACCGTCTCCAGCGTCCGGTCGCACCGCGCCCGGTATCGGGCCGTGACCGACCGCACGACCTGTCGCTGGAGTGCCGGCTCCCGCGCGCTGCGTACCAGCTCCGTGACCTGCTGGCGGACCTTGGCCCGCTCGCGCGAGCTGGGTCGCGACTGCTGTGCGTCGGCGCCGGTACCGTCGGACGTGCTCATCGAGTGGTCCCTTTCTTGGGGAACGGATCAACAGGGAGAGGCTGGTCGTGATGGCGCGCAGGCGCACTGCTGCCCTCTCCGTGGACGAGGAGAGCGCAGCTGACCTCGTGATACATGCACGGCGGCTCGCGGACGAGGCCGTCGCTGACCCTCTCACCGCTGAGGCCGGTGTCGTCGACCTGCTGCACCGGGCCGAGGGCCTCGGCGCCACCCACGCGCTCGTGCACGCGCTTCGCGCGATGGCTGCTGTGCACCGGGCGCGGCTCGAGCACGTCGAGGCGCGGAAGCTGCTGGACCGAGCGGCTCGCATCGCTCGTCGCACGGGTCGCACGAGAGCGGAGGCCGAGGTTCTCGGTGCACGCGCCGCGGTCAACCTCGAGGTCGGACGCACCGACGCCGCCCGGCGCGACATCGCCCGGGCGCTCGCCCGTCTCGCTTCCACCCGGACCGCTGGTGCCGGTGTGGGCGACGGGCTCAACGCGTACCTGCGCCTTCAGCAGGCGGTGCTCGACCACAACGCAGGCCGGCTGCGCGAGGCCGAGGTGCTGTACCGACGGATCCTCGCGCTGGGGGACGTGTCGGAGGACGTCCGCGTCCGGGCGTCGAACAACCTGGCCATCCTGCTGGTGTCGCGGGGCGCCTACGACGAGGCGCTCGACTCGTCCGAGCGCGCCGTGCGGGCTGCCTCTGCACTCGGGCCGGTCACCGCCGCCATCGCGCGCCATACGCGGGCCTGGGTCGCGGTGCATCAGGGCAGGCTGACCGATGCCATGGTCGAGTTCAGCGAGGTCGCCGACGTCTATGCCGAGCAGGGGCTGCCGCTCGGAGAGTTCCACATCGAGGTCGCAGACGCGATGGCGGACCTCAGGCTTCTCCCCGAGGCTGTGTCTGCCGCGGAGCTGGCGATCAGCCAGCTCGCCGGGGCCGGGGTGTGGCTCATGCACGTCGAGGCCCAGGTCCGTCTGGCCCGTCTGCACCTCGAACGCGACGACCCGAGGCGGGCGCTCGAGGTCGCGGCGGACGTGATCGCGAGGAGTGGGCTGCAGGCGCGGGGGGCATGGGCGGACCGGGCGCGGATCCTCGAGGTGCAGGCGATGCTCGCGATCGACGCGGACGGCATCAGCGCGCGGGACGTCAGCGTCGCGCGACGAGCCGCGAGCCGTTTCGAGCGGTCCGGGGACGTGACGGCCGCCGCGGAGGCCCACGTGGTGGCGGGTCGGGCGGCGTTCGCGCTCGGGCGGACAGCTGCAGGCCATGCCGCCCTGCAGGCGGCCGGGAGACTCGCGCGACGCGGTCCGCTGCCGCTGCGGGTCCGCGGCCGGGTCGCGCGGGCGACGTCGGCGCGGGCCTCCGGAGACCTGCCCAGGGCGGTCCGTGAGGCGCGCGCGGGCCTGAAGGACCTGGCTGCTCATCGTGGAACTCTCCCGACGATGGAGCTGCGTGCGCTGGCTTCGGGGCATGGCGCCGAGCTCGGCGAGATCGGACTCTCCATCCTGTTGAGGAGCGGGTCGCCCTCGCGGGTGCTGCACTGGATGGAGCAGACGCGTGCCGCTGCGCTCCTGGCCCGGCTTCCCGTCGACGGCGACGACGTCGCGCTGGGTGGTGGTGGGGTCGCCCCGGCGGTCGACGCGCCGTCGCGCGCGCTGTCGACGGTGCTGGCGGGGCCGCTGCGCGACACCACCGATCGCGTCGGAGGCGGCGTCACGGCGGCAGCGCTCGCCCAGCCGGCGCGGGCGACGGTCGGGGTGGGCACGCTCAGGCAGCAGCTCGACGGTGGGGTGCTCGTCGAGTTCGGCCGGTGCGAGGGCCGATACGTCGCGGTGGTCGTCCGGCAGCGGACCGCGAACGTGGTCGATCTCGGACCGCAGTCCGCGGTGGCCGATCCGATCCGAGCCCTGGTGTTCGCCCTGCGCCGGCTCGCGGATCCGCGCTCACCGGCGTCGGCCGCCGCCGCTCGGGCGAGTGCGGAGATGCGGCTCGAGGCGCTGCGCACGCTGCTGCTCGAGCCGCTCGACCTGAGCCCGGACGACGAGCTCGCCGTCGTGCCCGTCGGCGCCCTGCACGGCGTGCCGTGGTCTGCGCTCCACGCCGGACCTGTGACGCTGGCGCCGTCCGCCACTGCGTGGTCCGGGGCGAGCGACGCGTCCCACGCGCCTCGCCCGCCCGGGACGGTGCTCGTGGCGGGACCGGACCTGGTGGGCGCCGAGGAGGAGGTCGACGCGCTCTCGCAGGTGCACCCCTCGGCCCGCGTCTTCGGTGCCGCTGACAGCCGTCGTGCAGACGTCCTCCCGCTCTTGCGTCAGGCCGGTCTGGCACACCTGGCGTGCCACGGCGTGCCGCGAGCCGACAACCCCATGTTCTCGTCGGTCGTGCTGGCAGACGGTCCGGTCACCGTGCAGCAGCTGCATCGCGCGGGCGCTGCACCGCGCAGGCTCGTGCTGGCGTCATGCCACTCGGGTGCCGACGTCGCCTACGCCGGCGACGAGGTGCTCGGCTTCGTCGCGGCGATGCTGTCGCGGGGGACCGCGGGGGTGGTCGCGTCGATCGCCGCGGTGCCGGACGTCGAGGTGGTGGACCTCATGCTGGGGCTGCACCGTCGGCTGGCGGCGGGGGAGACGATGGCGCGCGCCCTGCACGGGGCCCGGGGGGAGATCGACCGCAGCACGCCGGCGGGCTTCGTCAACTGGTGCACGTTCAGCGCCCACGGCGCCGGTTGAGCGCGGTCGGTCGAGGGGGCCGGGCAGGGGAGCGGCTGTGGCTGCGACGGTGGGTGCGGCGCAGATTTGGCCGGGCCGGTGATCTGGCATATGCTGCTGCGGCCCAAGACCGCCGGTCGTCGGTCCGCTCGTCGGACCGGCCGAAGCTCCGCAGCAGCGGGGACCAGCGCAGGCGAGAGTTCACCGGACCGACGTCCGCCACGTGCCCTGCTGCACGTGCGCCCGTCGTGATGTCGAGCCCCGCGCCTGCGCGGGGCTCTTTTCTGTTCTCGGGGTCGAGCACGGCGGCACCACCATCGGAAGGAATGCCATGGCGAGGCCGGACAAGGCAGCCGCCGTCGCGGAGATCACGGACCGGTTCCGTGCGTCGAACGCGGCCGTGCTGACCGAGTACCGCGGGCTCACCGTCGCGCAGCTGAAGCAGCTGCGCAAGGCGCTGCGCGGCAATGCTCACTACGCCGTGGTGAAGAACACGCTGACCGCGATCGCGGCCAAGGACGCCGGCCTCGAGGGCCTCGACGCCGGGCTCCAGGGCCCGTCGGCGATCGCCTTCGTGCACGGCGACCCGGTCGAGGCGGCCAAGGGTCTGCGTGACTTCGCCAAGGCGAACCCTGCGCTGGTCATCAAGGCAGGTGTCCTCGACGGGCGCCCGCTGACCGCGGAGGAGATCACCAAGCTCGCGGACCTCGAGTCCCGTGAGGTCCTGCTGGCCAAGGCGGCCGGCGCGATGAAGGCCAAGCTGTACCAGGCCGCGTACCTGTTCACGGCTCCTGCCTCGCAGGCCGTGCGCACCGTCGAGGCCCTGCGCGCCAAGCGCGAGGAGTCCGACGCCGCAGCCTGAGCCCACGCTCCGGCCGCACGCTGCAAGCCAGCAAGCCCCCTGCACGACCCCAGACCGCCGTCGCACCCGTCCCGGTGCGCGGTCCGAACGGAAGGAACCGCCATCATGGCGAAGCTCACCACCGACGAGCTCATCGACGCGTTCAAGGACCTCACGCTCATCGAGCTGTCCGAGTTCGTGAAGGCCTTCGAGGAGACCTTCGAGGTCACCGCCGCCGCTCCCGCCGCTGTCGCGGTCGCCGCCCCCGCCGGTGGCGGCGCGGACGCCCCGGTCGAGGAGGAGAAGGACTCGTTCGACGTCGTCCTCGAGGCCGCCGGCGACAAGAAGATCCAGGTCATCAAGGAGGTGCGCGCGCTCACGTCGCTCGGCCTCAAGGAGGCCAAGGACCTCGTGGACGGCGCCCCCAAGCCCGTGCTCGAGGGTGTCAACAAGGAGGCCGCGGACAAGGCCAAGGCTGCCCTCGAGGGCGCCGGCGCCACCGTCACCCTCAAGTGACCTCCCGGGCGGACGGGCGCGGCTGACCGCGACCGCCCTCCCGAGCCGCACGAGGCCCGCACCCCACCGGGGTGCGGGCCTCGTCGTCGTCCGGGCAGGGTCCCGCTCGAGGGCGTGCCGGACATGGCGGGGGAGCAGGGCGCACGCAGGTTGTGGGCGACAACTTCCCGGGCGGGCGTCCGTGTGCCACCATGTGCGAGGCGACGACGAGGTCGCCGGGCGCGACGGCGCCACCGTCGGACGGTTCGGCGGTGGGGCACCAGCACCACGCGACGCGAGGGCATCGGCGCCCCGCGGGCCGCGACCGCACGGGTCGTCGGAGCGTGGGTGGACTGGGCGCGCCTCGGAGAGTATGCTATCGCTTTGCGCTGGCCTGTGCCCGCGATCCCGTATAACCCGAGCCCCCAGACGCCGTTCGTGCGCGACGTCCTGCCGGCTCGCACGGCCGGGGGATCGTGCCTGCAGGGCCTGCGCAGCGTGCACTCCGATCCGCAGGGAAGGACCCCTCTTGGCTGCCTCGCGCACCCCTT
This region includes:
- the rplL gene encoding 50S ribosomal protein L7/L12, with the translated sequence MAKLTTDELIDAFKDLTLIELSEFVKAFEETFEVTAAAPAAVAVAAPAGGGADAPVEEEKDSFDVVLEAAGDKKIQVIKEVRALTSLGLKEAKDLVDGAPKPVLEGVNKEAADKAKAALEGAGATVTLK
- the rplJ gene encoding 50S ribosomal protein L10, producing the protein MARPDKAAAVAEITDRFRASNAAVLTEYRGLTVAQLKQLRKALRGNAHYAVVKNTLTAIAAKDAGLEGLDAGLQGPSAIAFVHGDPVEAAKGLRDFAKANPALVIKAGVLDGRPLTAEEITKLADLESREVLLAKAAGAMKAKLYQAAYLFTAPASQAVRTVEALRAKREESDAAA
- a CDS encoding CHAT domain-containing tetratricopeptide repeat protein; the protein is MARRRTAALSVDEESAADLVIHARRLADEAVADPLTAEAGVVDLLHRAEGLGATHALVHALRAMAAVHRARLEHVEARKLLDRAARIARRTGRTRAEAEVLGARAAVNLEVGRTDAARRDIARALARLASTRTAGAGVGDGLNAYLRLQQAVLDHNAGRLREAEVLYRRILALGDVSEDVRVRASNNLAILLVSRGAYDEALDSSERAVRAASALGPVTAAIARHTRAWVAVHQGRLTDAMVEFSEVADVYAEQGLPLGEFHIEVADAMADLRLLPEAVSAAELAISQLAGAGVWLMHVEAQVRLARLHLERDDPRRALEVAADVIARSGLQARGAWADRARILEVQAMLAIDADGISARDVSVARRAASRFERSGDVTAAAEAHVVAGRAAFALGRTAAGHAALQAAGRLARRGPLPLRVRGRVARATSARASGDLPRAVREARAGLKDLAAHRGTLPTMELRALASGHGAELGEIGLSILLRSGSPSRVLHWMEQTRAAALLARLPVDGDDVALGGGGVAPAVDAPSRALSTVLAGPLRDTTDRVGGGVTAAALAQPARATVGVGTLRQQLDGGVLVEFGRCEGRYVAVVVRQRTANVVDLGPQSAVADPIRALVFALRRLADPRSPASAAAARASAEMRLEALRTLLLEPLDLSPDDELAVVPVGALHGVPWSALHAGPVTLAPSATAWSGASDASHAPRPPGTVLVAGPDLVGAEEEVDALSQVHPSARVFGAADSRRADVLPLLRQAGLAHLACHGVPRADNPMFSSVVLADGPVTVQQLHRAGAAPRRLVLASCHSGADVAYAGDEVLGFVAAMLSRGTAGVVASIAAVPDVEVVDLMLGLHRRLAAGETMARALHGARGEIDRSTPAGFVNWCTFSAHGAG